The nucleotide window AATTTAAGCACCACAGGGTCACCTTAAATCGAATTTAAGCACCACAGGGTCACCTGAAATCGAATTTAAGCACCACAGGGTCACCTTCAAGGGAACTGAAGGACCACAGGGTCACCTTAAATCGAATTTAAGCACCACAGGGTCACCTGAAATCGAATTTAAGCACCACAGGGTCACCTTCAAGGGAACTGAAGGACCACAGGGTCATCTTAAATCGAATTTATGGTCACTTTTATGTGAATTTGAACACCAGAGGGTCATCTGAAATCGAATTTAAGCACCACAGGGTCACCTTAAACCGAATTTGAGGACCACAGGGTCACCTTCAAGGGAATTAATTTAAGGACCACAGGGTCACCTTAAATCGAATTTAAGCACCACAGGGTCACCTTCAAGGGAACTGAAGGaccacttcttgcttttctttccccttttgagGGCAAAAGCTTTGGTTTAGgtccaaaacccaaaccagggGGGTGATAGTGGGGGGATGTCAGGTGGTTatggttggggggttttgtgggggagggagggagggagggaggtctGATTAGGATAATGAAATGTGAGGAGTGGTTTCTCTAGGCCACTTCCAAAGGAGGGGCACTTGGAGGTGACACTTTGGTACCTgttgggtgtttggggtttattttgtagcatctgtgcctggctgctgggggtcaGTGGCACTGTGGGAAGTGGCcacaagcagagagcagctctgatgtGAGCTCtgatgtttgttttgggggtggttggtttgttttggggagtGAAAGTTTGGAGCCATCGAAGATGTTCTTCTATTTTTGAAGCTGCCTTTGTTTCTGTCATCTTTGCCTCCACAGGGTAGGTCTGGGGCACTGCttgggcagagggaagcagggagaagcttTCCTAGCTGTGGCAACCCCAGCATGgtctgggggttggaagggaacctctggagctcactctgctccagcagggcccccacagcagcttgcccagcagcacagtgcccagggggggtttggaagctgtccacacaaggagactccacaacctctctgggcagcctgctccagggctctgcaccctcacaccagagaagtttctcctcctcctcagatgGAAGCTCCTGGAGTCCAGTTTGTGCcacttgccccttgtcctgtccctgggcaccactgagcagagtctggccccagcccctggtgctggctgggactgggatggagcagggttggacttgtTTGCCCCCCACGTGTCTACACAGGCACAAAACCCCCTACAGacctctgccaggagctgagctgcatctCCACCAGCTCCTGTTTGGTCCAGCACCCaaaagccagcagtgctggaagggCAGAGTGGGTGAGGGAGGACTTGAGtcactgctgccacctcctccttgtcccagttctccagcccttcactGAGTCACCTCCTCTGCACCGTCCCAGCAGGGACCCACCGGTGTCTCACAGCCCTCAGCGTGGGCTGGGTTGCTCTGCCGGGCTCTCAGTGCCCCCCTAGGAAGGTGTGAGGTTCCCACTGCCCCCAGAAACcggggggggcacagcctgAGTCCCCATGAGGTCACCCCAAGCGTTCCCAAGGCCGGCACCGCAGCCCCGGGGTGCAGGTGGCAAAGCAGGGACGAAGCTCCAGCTGTCACCAGGGCACCATGACAGGGGGCAGCGGGTTCAGGTCACGCCTGGTGCCCTCCTCGCTGTGCCAGGAGGGAAGTGAAGCCTCCGGGGAGCTGCTCACTCCCAGCCTTTCCCACCGGAGGAGCTATTTCTGGCCCCACATTTGCATGGCACCCAGCCGGGACACCTGGGCTGCCAGCGGGGAGCAAGAGAGCGAGGAGAGGCCAGAAGCTGTCCCTGTGGTGTCCCCGGGGAAGGGAAAGTCCCCAAgtcccctcagatatttgtttGCAGAAAAAGCTTCTCCTGACCCCCCCCAACGCATCCCCCGGCAGagcctcccccccctcccccccagcgagggctgggcttggggctgctgctctgccttggtgctccaggagcagggagaggttcccaggctgggggtgatgctccccagctgcaggcacagcctagCTGCCCCCCACTGCTGGAggacaccacccccccccaacagaCTCCCCCCAGGCTACTGCAGCTCCTTTGGGTCCCCCCTCCTTTTGTCTGGGACCCCCATTCCCACCGCAGGCtttgagcagggctgaggccatcacagcactgctgccctgggcccccccTTGGGACaatcctgccctcccccccaccaaCTGCTTCCCCCTGCAGGCCTGGGGACACCGTGGGACttggggggggctgtgggggtcctgtcctccctcagcctcacttcCCACGGCTGTGGCTTTGtgcagggggagctgagctgcggCCAGGGCCCCCCCTCGCCGGAGCTGGGTGCAACCCCCACCTTCGCCTCTGCCCCCCGGCGTGGAGAAAGTTAGTCAAGGCTGCAGAAACCACAGTGGGGGGGAGGCTGTGTCCCTTTGATGTCACCCTGCAGGTCCCGCAGGTGCTGCGCCGtcgccacagccctgctgccgccGTCCCCAGCGGCGCTGTGCCCTGCGCTCCGGCGGcacggggagggggagggacaaggtgaaaatatttcctttcctcctccccctcctgcccaccctccttccctccccaccgcTAACCCCATCCTGTCCCCAAGGCGCCTGGAGCCAGCCCGGCCGAGGAGCTGCCGTGCATGGCACAGGCTGGGGCACGGTGCTGCAGCCgcgcaggggggctgggggtccctggcaggggtttgggggggggggggctgagggtcttGGCAGGGACTTTGGGGAGGGCTACAGTGAGGGCTCTCTatccctgccccaggggcatCCCTTCCCCTCCATCCCAGACTCGGGGGGCGGACACGGGCGGGACTTCTGGCAGGGATTTGTAGcgggagaaggagcagaggattGAAGCCGGGAGAGAGGAGAGTGAGAAACAATTCTTGCGAGTGAGggaggaacaggttgcccgcggggggggctgtggatgccctctccctggcacgacgaggccttgagcaccctgggctggtgggaggtgtccctgcccacggcagggggcttggagcaggatgatctcgaaggtcccttccaacccttcagCAGGGCCTCCTGGGCTCACCGGGAAGCTCCTTGGGAAGGTTTCTGAGAAACGGCCCCGTGGGGTTGAATCATCCTGGGCCTCCCTGCGGTTTCCCCTGCTCAtcccccaccctcccacccctccccagctgcagtcaCACCAGGCACCCACacaccagcaccctgcacccagccccccATGCACcccccaggctggagggaagcccctggggcagcacaaggtgctggagtccccccTGCTGACACCTCTGCTCCTGGTGCCTGTTCTGCATGCACCCAGCGCCCAcacccacccctgcagccccttggcACCCCCAATGCACCCCCTGAGCATGCCCCACGCTCTTTGCAGCAcccctggcaggggaggggacagACGTTGGCACGTCAGGACATGGTTAGGTGGGCACAGGCGGTGGTGTTGGTTGGTGCTCAGACTTGGTGACCTTGGAGACCTCTCCCAGCCTTAACCATTCTGTGCCTCCCACCActtcctgccccctctgccccccgaGGGGCTCAGCGCCAGATCTGGGGTGACAGAATCCAGCCTGCTGAGCCCTCCCCACCGCGGGGGGCATCACCAACACTGCCGGCAGGTGGCCGGGAGAGCACCCTTGGGTGCGATgagttgggggggtggggggagcactGGGTGcctccagggagcaggagacAGGCAGGGGGGGGCAAGTGCCAGCCCTTGCCAACCCCGTCACGGCCACTGCACTCTCGGAGGAAGCCTCTCTGCGGGGTTAAAAATACCTCTGCCCACTTTAAtgcggcggcggcgccgggcTCGGGGGGAGGCTGTTTGGGTGGGGTGGGAGCAGGAAGCGAAACCCCAGCtgggtcccagccctgctcaccccccaggctgccggggggagagggggagggggcatggcgggggcggggggcggagGGGAGGCTATTTGAAGCCCAGCAGGCGAGCTCCTGCCTTCACCTTCTGAGCCTTCCAGCGCAGCAGGCGCAGGGCGCGCAGCCCGAGGCGCAGCACTGCGCCGTACTTGAAcaccagcttggagaaggcTGCGGTCAGCAGGGCCCCGCTGGGGtctgcctgcttcagggctgccAGCGGCGTGTAGGCTGCGTTGGTCTGGTGCCGGAAGGGTGGCTTGGCCGCCTCGATCACCCGCAGCGTGTGCTGCAGCGGGACACACACATCCCCCCCACGGCACTGTCCCCTTCTTGTCCCCTTCCtggcccagccctgtccccagctcctgctcctcatccccagcccagcctcattTCCATGACAAcctctccctgctccatccccatcctcctttccatcccctctcatcctgtccatGTTCCCATCTCCTTCTCATTCCAGTTCTATCCCCATTCCCATCTCTATTCCCATCCCATCTCCTTGTTCCCATCCTATCTTCATCCtcatttccattccattctcgaCCTTCTCCCATCCcctttccatccccatccccattccCATCCTGTCTCCTTGCCATGCCTGTTCCATCTCCACCCCCATCCCATCTCTTTCCCATTCCCATCTTATCCCCATCCTTGTTTCCATCTCATCCTTATCCCATCTccttcccattcccattcccatttTATCTCCATGCCCATCCCCatttccatccccatcccatcccttttcCACCCTACCTGCAGCCCACCCCCAACCCTATTCCCACCCTATCCCTATCCCCAACCCTTTCACATCCTATCCCTCGCTCCAGCCCAccacatccccatcccatccctgttcccagccaggctctgccccaccAGGATGGACCTCGGGGGGAAGGATCTGCCAGGACAGGATCCCTGCCCTGCCGCTGGGgtccctgctcctccttggAGCTTTGGTAgaccctcccagcccagcccagctcagcccagcccagcccagcccagcccagcccagcccagcccagcccagcccagcccagccagggggcggaaaggggaagagggcagcccccaggcccGGCAGGGCCACTCCCCTGCCTGTCACCTCGGCGATGTCCTCGGGGGTCTGTCCCAGGCTGGCAAAGACATCCTTGGAGTTCCTGAGGTAGACGTTGGTGAAGATGTCAGCGGTCTCGGGGTCCGTCCGCGAGTAGTCTGCGCGCTCCGCCTCCTCGTACAGCTTGGCCTCGAACTCCGTCGTCACCGGCCCCGGCTCCACCAGGCTGATCCTGCCCGgggatggggtgctggggaccccagcacccccctgaacccctccaccccttgggagtggtggtggggctgtgtgtgtgtgtgcgtgtgtgcccccagcccctggcactcacgCCACGTTGAAGCGCAGCGCCTGCACCACCAGGCTCTCGCAGAACCCTTCCACCGCGAACTTGGAGGCTGCGTAGATGTCGTTGAAGACGatgcctgggggggggtgtcCTGGTCAAGGTATGGTGCCAAGGTTGGTCCCACCAGGgcatcctgcctgccccccagccccttacCCTGCAGGCCCATGATGCTGCTGATGACCACGATGTGGCCCCCGCGGCGCCGCTTCATGTCGGGCAGCACCTCCTTGACCAGCCGGACGAGGCCGAAGAAGTTGGTGTCCATCAGGCTCTGCAtggctgccaggctctggcacTCCAGGGGACCAGCCATGCCCACCCCAGCGTTGCtgactgggggtgctgggcatcAGTGGGGCGTCTGGGAGCTCCCCGTACCCAGTGCACTGCAGGTCCCTGGTGTCTGAAGGGTCCCTGGTGCAGGGTGCCCCTGGCATGCAGGAGGGTGCCCATCATGGGATACCCTCAGTGTGGAGGGTCCCTAGTGCAAGGTGGCCCTGGCATGCAGGGAGGTGCCCAGAGGGTGCCCAGCATGGGATGCTCTCAGTGTAGAGGGTCCCTGGTACATGGTGTCCCCGGCACAGAAGGTCCTCAGTGCACAGAGAGCGCACCCTGGTACAGGGTGCCCTTGGCACGGagggtccctgctgcccagggagtcataGAGGTAGCAGCACTGGGTACACAAAGGGTCCCTGGCACATGGACTATCCCCATGTCCACCCAGGGTGCCCTGAGGATCCCTGGCACAGAGGGTCCCCAGCGTGGGACAGGCTTGGCACGGGTGGTCCCCAGCGCACAGGTTGGTGCCGGTacagagtgtgcccagcagggagggtgCCAAGCACGGAGCACCAGGGGGACGTGGTGGGAGaggggggtgc belongs to Dryobates pubescens isolate bDryPub1 chromosome 36, bDryPub1.pri, whole genome shotgun sequence and includes:
- the RDH8 gene encoding retinol dehydrogenase 8 isoform X2; its protein translation is MAPKTVLITGCSSGIGLALAVRLARDRQQRFRVIATMRNVGRSGALAAAAGPALGRTLEIKQLDVCDESSIRACLDSIPGRHVDVLVSNAGVGMAGPLECQSLAAMQSLMDTNFFGLVRLVKEVLPDMKRRRGGHIVVISSIMGLQGIVFNDIYAASKFAVEGFCESLVVQALRFNVAISLVEPGPVTTEFEAKLYEEAERADYSRTDPETADIFTNVYLRNSKDVFASLGQTPEDIAEHTLRVIEAAKPPFRHQTNAAYTPLAALKQADPSGALLTAAFSKLVFKYGAVLRLGLRALRLLRWKAQKKPSQGASR
- the RDH8 gene encoding retinol dehydrogenase 8 isoform X1; its protein translation is MAPKTVLITGCSSGIGLALAVRLARDRQQRFRVIATMRNVGRSGALAAAAGPALGRTLEIKQLDVCDESSIRACLDSIPGRHVDVLVSNAGVGMAGPLECQSLAAMQSLMDTNFFGLVRLVKEVLPDMKRRRGGHIVVISSIMGLQGIVFNDIYAASKFAVEGFCESLVVQALRFNVAISLVEPGPVTTEFEAKLYEEAERADYSRTDPETADIFTNVYLRNSKDVFASLGQTPEDIAEHTLRVIEAAKPPFRHQTNAAYTPLAALKQADPSGALLTAAFSKLVFKYGAVLRLGLRALRLLRWKAQKVKAGARLLGFK